One window from the genome of Metabacillus flavus encodes:
- the lepB gene encoding signal peptidase I has translation MSDKSAPKKKKSPVLEWIIAIAVAVLLAVSIRIFIFEPYVVDGDSMDPTLKNTEKLFVNKAIHYIGKFDRGDIVIINGKENKEHYVKRIIGLPGDTVEVKNDVLYVNGKEVKEPYLNSNRKAAQASGLQLTNDFQEVKVPDEKYFVMGDNRLVSMDSRTGLGLIEADRVIGKSEFVMLPFNKIRATN, from the coding sequence GTGTCGGATAAGTCAGCCCCAAAAAAGAAAAAAAGTCCTGTGCTGGAGTGGATTATTGCCATTGCAGTTGCCGTGCTGCTTGCGGTAAGTATCCGAATCTTTATTTTCGAGCCCTACGTGGTAGATGGAGATTCCATGGATCCTACACTGAAAAATACTGAAAAGCTTTTCGTAAACAAGGCGATTCATTACATTGGAAAGTTTGACAGAGGAGACATCGTCATTATCAATGGAAAAGAAAATAAAGAGCACTATGTAAAAAGAATAATTGGGCTTCCAGGGGACACTGTTGAAGTGAAAAATGATGTTCTGTATGTGAATGGGAAAGAAGTAAAAGAGCCTTACTTAAACTCAAATCGTAAAGCTGCCCAGGCTTCAGGCCTTCAGCTCACCAACGATTTCCAGGAAGTAAAGGTCCCCGATGAAAAATATTTTGTTATGGGTGACAACCGTCTGGTCAGCATGGACAGCAGGACAGGTCTTGGCTTAATTGAAGCGGATCGAGTCATTGGAAAATCAGAGTTTGTCATGCTTCCTTTTAATAAAATTCGCGCAACAAATTAA